The following is a genomic window from Pararhizobium capsulatum DSM 1112.
CCGGGAAGCGCGACGAAACGATATGCATCACTCCCTCCTGTATTTTCAATATTAGACTATGCTCATTCTCATGGGAGTCGAGCTACACAGCGCAAGAAGAGTCCAAAATCAAGAGGTAACCAACTATTGGCTACGTGGGACCCTATTTTCTATGCCCGCGCGAAGGCCCAAGATTAAACCAGATTAAAATAGCTGCGTGCCTCGCGCGGCGCTTGCGGTATCCCAGGCCGCGCACGAAATTTCTCAAAAGGCGCCAGCTGCCAGACCCTCGTCTCTCAACAGGCGCGCGTTTTCGAGTGCTGATGCATGATGACACATGACGTGGATCTTGATCTCGGTTTTGACGGAGATGACACGGTGTCTTCTCCGTCAAAGCCACTCTTTCTTGCTCCGCCCGAGCCTATCGACAAGATAAGGCGCCCCCACCGTCGCCAATGTTGGCCATCCGGCGAAGCGTCACCTGCAACCTTCTTATACAGCGACTCGAAAGTGCCGACGATCGTCAACCCGTCAGTCCAAGCATTCACATTATGTCAGGCACGATATTGCGCTCGCTGTGATCCTCTACGTAGTCATCCGGCCGCTTCTGACGCTTCCCGAGGTCGGGCTCTTCGAACTTGATCTCCTCATAGGGGATCGATTTCAGGATATGCGAGATGCAGTTGATCCGCGCCCGTTTTTTGTCATCTGACGGGACGATCCACCACGGTGCGTGCAGGCTGTCCGTTGCCCGCAGCATTTCATCATAGGCCCGCGTATAATCCCACCATTTGCCATAGGATTCCACATCCATCGGGCTGAGCTTCCACTGCCTTAACGGATCGTTGATCCGGCGACGGAAGCGGCGCTCCTGCTCATCCTCGCTGACGGTCAGAAAATACTTGAGCAAGATGATCCCGCTTTCGATGATCGTTGCTTCGAAGCGTGGCGCGATTTCCAGGAAACGGCGGACCTTTTTCTCACTCGTGAAGCCCATAACCCGATCGACACCAGCGCGGTTGTACCAACTGCGATCGAAAATCACGATCTCGCCGGCCGCCGGCAGGTGGGCGATGTAGCGTTGTATGAATATCTGGGACTTTTCTCGGTCGCTTGGCGCTGGCAGGGCGGCGACGCGGAACACGCGCGGGCTTACTCGCTCC
Proteins encoded in this region:
- the ppk2 gene encoding polyphosphate kinase 2: MSKKRDQDSATLEAREDRKKNKSYEKKMDELQIELAHLQAWVKASGARVVIIFEGRDAAGKGGVIKRLTERVSPRVFRVAALPAPSDREKSQIFIQRYIAHLPAAGEIVIFDRSWYNRAGVDRVMGFTSEKKVRRFLEIAPRFEATIIESGIILLKYFLTVSEDEQERRFRRRINDPLRQWKLSPMDVESYGKWWDYTRAYDEMLRATDSLHAPWWIVPSDDKKRARINCISHILKSIPYEEIKFEEPDLGKRQKRPDDYVEDHSERNIVPDIM